The Syntrophotalea acetylenivorans genome contains the following window.
CCTGAGGATACCCCTCTTTGTCAGCCTGCTCGGCAAAAGCCAGATATTTACGATTGGCTTGAGATTCACCGGCAAAAGCATCCAGCAAGTCTTTTTCCGTTTGGCTGTTGGTCAAATCGGCCATGCTCACTACCTCCCTATTGTGTAATAAATTTGACTAGTTAGAGATTCTTTCAGCTTTTATTTTAACCATTATGCTCCTAATGTCAACGGTTGCATTAAAGTCTGCCAGCGATCATTGATCCTGGCAAGCCTTCTCGACACTTTCGGTCTTGCCGATCAAGACCAGCAGATCACTGTCCTTGATCACATGGCTTGGCGACGGCAGAGTGCTGAATTCGCTGGTCAACACATCCTTGATTCCAATAATGGTAACGCCGAACTTGCGACGCAGATCGAGATCTATGAGTGTCTTGCCGATAAAATAAGCCGGCGGTGCCACCTCGGTGATAGAATAGTCCTCCGCCACTGGAATGAACTCGAGGATATTGGAACTCGACAGACCGTGAGCGATCTTGATGGCCGTGTCCTTCTCGGGAAAGATGATGTCGGTAGCGCCAACCTTCTCCAGAATGCGGCCGTGATCCTCGTCCACCGCTTTAACCAGAATGCGGCGCACATTCATCTCCTTGAGGTGCAATACCACCAAGGTCGACAGATGCGACCGTTCGCCAGTGGAAATGATCACCCCATCCATTTCGCCAATCCCCTGGCTTTTGAGAAATTCTTTGCTGGTGGCGTCACCAATCACGGCGTAGGAGGCGTAATTCTTAATGCGCTGAACCTTGTCCCGGTCCAGATCGACGGCGACAACTTCGTGGCCATCCTCGTACAGCGTTTTTGCCACGTGAAAGCCAAAGTTTCCCAAGCCGACAACACAAAACCGTTTCATAAGGATTTCTCCTTCGCTAATAACAGGTCGATGGTACCAGCCAACGACCAATAGACAGATATCGATTTACTGATGTCCCTATTCAGGGGCACCAGAGATCGGAAGTCAAACCGTCAACCGATCATGATGTTTTCTTCCGCATACTGCACGGCATCTTCGCGGGAACGATAGAGCATGGCGAAGGCCACTGTCAGCAAGCCAACCCGGCCGACGAACATCAGCAGAATAATCAGCATTTTACCCAGAGGCACCAGTTTGGCCGTGGCTCCCAGAGACAGTCCGACGGTGGCAAAAGCCGATACCGCCTCAAAGGTGTATTCGAGAAACACTCCGCGACTGGCACTGGCCGATAACCCATGCAGTTGCACCGCCAGCAGAGCAAAGACCGCCACGGCCAGAAACAGCAGCGCGGTCATCACCAGGGTAAGGACCTTGGAGGCCGCCGCTTCGGGAAGAGTCCGGCGGTGAACATTGGTATGGGGGTTACCCTTAAGGCGACTGTAGAGCACGATAACAAACAGGGCCAGGCTGGTGGTCTTGATGCCGCCGCCGCAGGAACCGGGCGAAGCGCCGACGAACATCAGAAACATTATCATAAAGAGGGTCGGCACCTCTAACAGATTGAGGTCGATGCTGTTGAAGCCGGCAGTACGGGCGGTGACGGACTGGAACAGGGCGGTCCACAAACTTTCACCGGCTCCCATGCTGGATAAAGAGGTCGGCCATTCAAGTAAACCGATGAGGATCGCGCCTCCTACGATAAGCAGACCACTGGTCAAAAAAACCAGTCGCGAGTGAAGAGACAGGCGTCGCCGGCCTTTGCGCTGCTTGGCCAGGTCGATCATCTCTTTCATGACCAGAAAACCGAGGCCGCCGAGCACAATCAGGCCGATGATGGTCAGGTTGACCAGGGGATTATTGCGATAACCCACCAGACTGTCGGAAAAAAGCGAAAAGCCGGCGTTGCAGAAGGCCGAAACAGAGTGGAACAGGGCATAATAGAGGCCCTTGATCAGCCCCATCTCAGGAACAAAGGCAAAAGCCAACAACACTGTGCCGGCGCCCTCGATAAGCAAGGTCAAAAAAAACACGCCGCGAATCAGGTCGCGCATGGAGTCGACCGGACTGTGCAACAGGGTCTCCTGAATCAGCCAACGATCTCGAATACCGACCCCCACACCAAGGTAGAAAAACAGGTAGACAGAGAAGGTGGTAATACCCAGGCCACCGATCTGAATCAGCAACAACACCACCAACTGGCCGAACAGGGTCAGCTTGGTTGCGGTGTCGACCACGATCAGGCCGGTGACGCACTGAGCCGAAGTTGCCGTAAACAGCGCGTCGAGAAAGGATAAGGGCTCGCCGTTGGCGGCAATGGGCAAAGACAAGGCCATCGCTCCGAGCACAATTGCCAGCCCATAATAGAAGATCAGCGCCTGGCCCGGCGGCAGATTTTTTATTCCCTTTGGGAGTTTGCTCATGGATAGGTCCCCTTCGATCTGAGCCAAATGCTAGCGCCGGTGCCTGGACAAAGCAAGAGAAAACGCCTCTCGCTACCGCAAGCACGGGCCAGCCGTTCCTACAAATTTATGAGCTGGAATGGTTAAGCAAAAATTGCGTCCTGCAAAGCGCAGTGGTTTTTCAGGGGGAAGACATGCTTGGGCTTGTCGAAGTCCTGAAAAAGGGCTGTAACGCCGCAGGGCGGACTTTTTACGCCACCATCAGAGATTGAGATAAGGACGCAGATAACGTCCGGTAAAAGAGGCTGTATTACGCGCAACCTCCTCCGGTGTTCCGGAGGCGACGATCTGACCGCCGCGGCTGCCCCCTTCGGGACCCAGGTCGATAAGATGATCGGCGGTCTTGATCACATCAAGGTTGTGCTCGATGATCACCACCGTATTACCGGTTTCGACCAGGCGCTGCAACACATCCAGCAGCTTTTGAATATCGGCGAAATGAAGACCGGTCGTCGGTTCATCCAGGATGTAAATAGTGCGCCCGGTGGCCCGCTTGCCGAGCTCTTTAGCTAACTTGACCCGCTGGGCCTCACCGCCGGACAGGGTCGTGGCGCTCTGGCCGAGCTTGATATAACCAAGGCCGACGTCCCGTACCATCTCCAATTTATTGCGAATCCGCGGAATGTTCTCGAAAAACTTCAGCGCCTGATTGACGGTCATATCGAGAACCTCGGCGATATTCTGCCCCTTGTAACGCACCTCCAGGGTCTCCCGGTTGTAGCGCGCCCCCTTACAGACCTCGCACTGCACATAGACATCAGGCAGAAAGTGCATCTCGATCTTGAGAATGCCTTCACCCTGGCAGGCCTCACAGCGACCTCCTTTGACGTTGAAAGAAAAACGCCCCGCCTTATACCCCCGCAGCTTGGCTTCGGGTAATTGGGTGAACTGATCACGGATATCGGTAAACAGGCCGGTATAGGTCGCCGGATTGGAGCGAGGGGTGCGACCGATGGGGGACTGGTCGATATCGACCACCTTGTCGAGAAGTTCGACGCCAAGGATTTCATCGACCTTGCCGGCCTTCTCCCGGGAACGATACAGGCGCTGGGAAAGAGTTTTGAACAGGGTATCGATAACCAGGGTCGATTTGCCCGAGCCGGAGACCCCGGTGACGCAGGTCATCACCCCGAGAGGGATGTTCGCATCGACCCCTTGCAGGTTGTTTTCCCGAGCCCCGCGAATCTGCAACATGCGCTCGCTGGTGCGCCGTTCTGCCGGCAGGGGAATAGTCAGGGAACCGGACAGGTAGCGGCCGGTGAGGGATGCCGGATCGTCCAGAATCTCCCGGGGCGTACCCTGGGACACTACGTGACCACCGTGCACCCCGGCCCCCGGACCCATGTCGATGACCTGATCCGCTTCGAGAATGGTCTCTTCATCGTGCTCCACCACCAATACCGTGTTGCCGAGATCCCGCAACCGCTTGAGGGTTTCGAGCAGCCGCCGGTTATCCCGCTGATGGAGACCGATGGACGGCTCGTCGAGGATATACAGCACTCCCACCAGAGACGACCCGACCTGGGTCGCCAGCCGGATGCGCTGGCCCTCGCCGCCGGAGAGGGTGCCGGAAGAGCGATCAAGGCTCAGGTAATCGAGACCGACATAGCTCAGAAAGGAGAGTCGCTCACGAATTTCCTTGAGAATCCGGCGGCCTATCTCCAGCTCCTTATCGGCCAATTGCAACTCGGAAAAATACTGCTCCGCTTCGAGGATGGAGAAGGCGCAGATCTCCTGAATGTTTTTGCCACCGACCCGCACGAACAACGACTCCTTGCGCAACCGGGCACCGTTGCAGGTCGGACAAGGCATGACGTTCATGAAGTGACCGAGATTCTCCCGCACCCGGTCCGAATCGGTCTCGTGGTAGCGCCGTTCAAGGTTGGGGATCACCCCCTCGAACACCTTGTCGTAAAAGTGCCGGCGCCCCCCCTGGTCAAAAAAGAAGCGCACCTCTTCCTTGCCCGAACCGTGCATCAAAATTTTGCGCAAACGCTCTGGCAATTCGCGAAAAGGGGTGTTGATATCGAATTTATAGTGGTCGGCCAGGGCCTCGAGCAGCTGATGATAATAGAACCCTGTGCGGGTCTCCCAGGGAGCGATGGCCCCCTCGCGCAAGGACAGGTCGGGATTGGGAACCACCTCTTCGGCGTCGAAGTAAAGACGGGTGCCGAGACCGGCGCAATCGGGACAGGCGCCGTAGGGATTGTTGAAGGAAAACATCCGCGGCGTGATCTCCGGATAGGAGATGCCGCACTCGGCGCAGGAATGCTGTTCCGAATAGAGAGAACTTTCGCCGCCGGGTTCTTCGACCCGCACGACGCCATCGGCCAATCGCAGAGCGGTCTCCAGGGAATCGGCCAGGCGCCCCTCGATGCCTTCCTTGACCACCAGACGGTCGACGACCACCTCCAGAGTGTGCTTCTTGTTCTTGTCGAGGACGATCTTCTCGCCCAGTTCGTACATCTCACCGTCGATGCGAATCCGCACGAAGCCTTCGGCCTGCAACTGACGTAGTTCCTTGCGGTATTCACCTTTGCGGCCGCGAACAATCGGCGCCAACAGCAACAGGCGGGTCTTTTCCGGCAACTTCATGATGCGGTCGACCATCTGCTGCACGGTCCAGGAGGCGATCTCTTCGCCGCAACTATGGCAATGAATACGACCGACCCGGGCGAAGAGAAGCCGCAGATAGTCGTAGATTTCGGTGACCGTGCCGACCGTCGAACGGGGGTTTTTGGAGGTGGTCTTCTGCTCGATGGAAATCGCCGGCGACAGCCCCTCGATGCTTTCCACATCGGGTTTGTCCATCTGCTCGAGAAACTGTCGGGCGTATGCGGAAAGGCTCTCCACATAACGGCGCTGGCCCTCGGCATAGAGGGTATCGAAGGCCAGGGTGCTCTTGCCCGAACCCGACACTCCGGTGATAACCACCAACTTGTCGCGGGGGATCTCCAGGTCGATATGCTGCAGGTTGTGCTCGTTGGCACCCTTGATAACGATCTTGTCAGCCATGCTCGATTCGGTTCCGTATTTTTTGAAGGGATAGTAACTGGTAAGGTTCAGCTAGCGCCGTCATAAAGACGGCAACGGATTACTTTAGCATGGCGTTGGAGGGCATTGCAATTCAAGCGGAGAAGGGTGGGTTGCTCTGCCAAGTCGAGGAAGTTAAAACAGAAGCAGACCTATAAACCATACAAAGGTTCTACAATACCGACGGGTCGCGTCCCGTCAGACGCCTTACTTTTGTCCAAGCCAACAAAAGTAAGCAAAAATGGCTGCCACTGCGTGGAGCATGCTGTCACGGATGTAAGGAGGAGGCTAAAACTTTTGGCCGTTCTACAGAAACAGCGCTTTCTTTGGGCGGCCCCTCTTTCGGAAGTTGATTGCTCAAACTCTCGGTCCGTTTCTCTTCCCATCATTGGTCGAAGGTGCTGCTGGGTTTTAAAACCAAAACCGCATATGAACGTTGCTACGTCACACGCTGCCATCTGCTGTCGGCCCGGCGCAGTTATGAAGCCATTTGGCAAGCCAGGGTTACCGCCGCCAGCAAGCTGGCGCTACTGGCCCTGCCGCTGCCGGCCAGGTCGTAGGCGGTACCGTGATCGACGGAGGTGCGGATGATGGGCAGGCCGAGGGTCACGTTGACCCCGTCGTCGAAATGGAGCAGCTTGAGAGGTATCAACCCCTGGTCGTGATACATGCAGATCACCGCGTCGTAAGCACCCTGCACGGCAAAGTGAAATAATGCGTCGGCGCTGTGGGGGCCGCTGGCATCGATGCCCTGCTGACGGGCTGACTCGATGGCCGGAGCAATAAGGCGCTGTTCCTCGTCACCGAACTGTCCTCCCTCACCAGCGTGGGGATTAAGGGCCAGTACCGCCAGGCGGGGAGAATCGAGACTGAAAAAACGCCGCAGGGCGACAGCGCTGATCTGCACAGTCGACAGAATCTCTTCAGGGGTCAGGGCCATAGGGACGGCGCTATAGGGCAGATGGGTGGTCACCAGACACACCCGCAACCGGCTACCGGCCAGCATCATCACTACCTTTTCCACGCCACAGCGGGCAGCGAGCAGTTCGGTATGACCGGGAGCTTCACAGCCTGCAGCCCGCAGGGCCTGTTTATTGACCGGCGCCGTCACCATCCCTGCCGCCTCGCCCGACAGGCAGTGATCGCAGGCCCATTCGATATAGCGGATCATAGCCTGACCACAGGCCAGGTCCGGTGCACCGTAAACCAAATCAGCAGCAGGCAGCTCAGACAGTTTTTTGAGCAGCAGGCTCCGTTCACCGCAGAGCAACCGATGACTGGCCAACGCCTGTGGGCCATCATCGGCCAGAGCCTCAACCGTCACTTCGGCTCCAAAGATGGCCGCCGCCCGCTGCAACACCGCACCATCACCGGCCACCAGCAGCGGCCGCTGGACGTCGGAAAAATTGTCCTCCAGCCAGGCCTTCATAATGATTTCCGGTCCGACTCCCGTCGGATCGCCCATGGTGATGATGATCGGTTGTTTCATTTATTCTCCTCGACTTACAAAATATGAGGTTCTAGTATACTTTTCTGCTGCTTCCGGCTCAATAATCAAGTCGAGCCATTTCGCCCGTCCAAGCGGGTTATTTTTTATGCTTTTGCGATCTTTCTTCCCCTGTGACACAGCCGGAGCGAAGTGGACGTTTTGCGAACAAGGCGGAAAACCTGTCTGAGCGTCAGCGAGTTTTTTCCGCGCGTAAAAAGAGTAGGGCGTCGCGCGGGGATGCAATCCCGCGGTCTGATTCTTTGTACAGCTCCCTCGAAAAACCAAACCTCCAAAAACCTTAGAGTCGGCCGGTTCCGCCCGGCCAGGCGTCTTACTTTTCTTGACGACCAAGAAAAGTAAGCAAAAGAAGGTCGCCCCACCGTTGGCCCCTGCGGGGTTCCCTCTCTACGGGAGTTTTAATCCGGGAAAGACGAGATTCGCTGCGCTCAGACGTCTTTCTTTTCCGGATTAAAATCCCTGCGTTCGGCGGCACTCACAGGGGTTTAAAACCTGAAAGGCGTAACAAGTGAGGTGTAACGAGTGAGCAGGGCCTTTCCCACTAGTTTTTAACAATAAAAAACCCGCCGGCGAACCGGCGGGTTAGTAGAAAAAGCGTAAAACGATGCTTAGAGCTTAATCTCGATATGAGCATCCTTCTTCAGATTGTCCACCCAGCCTTCAATAGCCACCTTCCGTTTCTGCTCGATAAGCAACTGGCTGATCTGTTCCTTGACCGATTCGAAATCGGGAACCTTACCGGGGTTCATCTCATCCAAACGCAGGATATGCAGCCCCTGGGGAGTGTCGACCACCTCGCTATACTGCCCGGGCATCAGGCCGGCGACAGCGGAGGCAAAGGGATCTGTCAGTTCACCTTTGCCGAACTGACCCATGGGGCCGCCTTCAGCCCCCTTGTCTCCCTCATAAGCCGCCAGCACCTGGTCGAAGTCTTCGCCGGCACGGAGGCGCAATAGAGCTTCCTGACTCAGCGCACGCAAGGCGCTGCGTTGATCGGCAGCCATATTGGCCGGTATCGCGAAACTGATACGACTCAGGCGAAAGAAGGGATCCTCGCGATAATCCTCGATATGCTCCCGGTAATAGTTTCGCGTCTCCTGGTTGGTCACCTCGATTTTATCGCGGATTTCCCGACCGACCAGTTTGAACTCGAGCAGCTGGCGACGCAATTTGGTGCGATAACTCTCCATGGTCAGACCTTGGGTCTGCAAGGCCAATTCCAGCTGGCTTCGGTCGATATTATTCTGGCGCTCAACGTCCTGAATGGCCCGCTCGACTTCTTCGTCGCCAACGCTCATCCCGAGCTGCTTGACCCGCTGCTCGACCAAGGTTTCCTGAACCATCTTGTCCAGAACCATAAGACGCTCTGCGGTAGCTATGCTCGCGGCAGCCTCGGCTCCGAGCTCTTCGGCAATCCGTTCATCCAGTTGCAAAGTGGTAATGATCTCGTCGTTGACAACGGCAGCAATACGGCTAACCACTTCGGCCTGGGCCGGCAAGGCATGCAAAAGCAAGCAGACGGCCAGCGACAGAATAAAACCTTTCATAACGTCAGTTCCTCACTTACAGGTTGATGAATCGTTCTTACAACAGGGTCCAATCGACCTCGATAGTTGCTTGGCCTCGCAAACTCTGCAGCCAATTTCGATAGGCTTCCTCTTCCTTTTCGGCTCGTAAACGGGTCGCAATCTCATCCTGAACCTGTTCCAAAGTCAAATGTTGTGCAGAGCGTCGCTCTTCGACCAAAAACAGATGGTACCCGTATTCACTTTTGACCAGCTCGCTGATGCGACCGATAGGCAATTCAAAAACCACCGCATCAAAGGCGTCGGGCATCTGACCGCGACCGAAAAAACCGAGATCGCCACCTTGCTCGGCATCGGGTGAGATAGAAAAACGACGGGCCGCTTCAGCAAAATCGAGCCCTTGGCGTATCTGACCAAGAACCTGTTGACCTTCGGCTTCCTTGGCCAGGGTAATCTGTCGAGCCCGAACCTGCTGTGGCCGGTCGAATTCTTGCCGATGTTTTCGAAAGTAGTCCCCGACAGCCTTTGGGCTGATGACAATATCGCCATAGGCCAGGCGACTGATAGTCTCTTCGATACGCCGATTTTCCAGCAACTGCCGGCGCCAGATCGCCTCGGTCAGCTTCCGCTCTTGAAGCATTCCCTCGAAATCGTCCGGCGCATAATCCTTACGGTGTTCAGCGACTACCGCTTCCTGCTGGGCGGCGGTCAGATTAATACCGGCCCGATCGGCGGCTGACAGAATCAGCTCGCGATTGATTTTCTGGGCCAGAAAGGAACGCTTGAGTTCCATTCGGGTTTCCTCGGCCACGATGTCCCGGGCGGTCAGATGACGGGAGAAGTCTGCTTCGAACCGATCAAAGGAAATAATCCTCTCGTTCACCCGTACCAGTACGGAGGATGCAGGCTCGTCCTGCTTTCGACAGGCGCTCAATAGAGCAAATATTAACCAGACCAAAAGGAAAAGACGCAGGGTAACGCCGCAACGAGTCTTCAAGGGCTTCTCTTTTCGAATACACTCCGGGGGGGCTGTCAACACAAGCTATCATGTAGCACAGCTAAAGAAAGCCTTGCAATGCTTTTTTGGCGGTGGCCAACAGCGCTTCACCGGCCTGTCGACCGCAGCGCAAGGCCAGCCGATAATCGGGACTGAAGGTAAAGGGACTGCCTTCCGGGCGCACCAGGGCGAGAATCTGCTCCGGTGCCACCGGAGTATCGGCGCGAAAGGCGAAGACCAGCTGACGACCGTCGTATTCGGCCTGCTCGATGCGCAACCGTTTCATCAACACCCGCAACTTCATCACTTCCAGCAACAATGTAGCTGGCTCCGGTAACGTGCCGTAGCGATCCCGTAATTCGTCAGCGGCCAGATAAAGAGCCTCCTCGTCATCAGCGGCGGCAAGTTTTTTATAGAACACCAGCCGCTGGTTAGGATCAGGCAAGTACTTCTCCGGCAGAAAGGCCGACAGGCCGAGGCGAATTTCCGGGTCAACCCGCTCCTCCCGCTGCTGGCCTTTCAGTTCGTTAATGGTCTCCTCCAGCAGTTCGCTATACATTTCAAAACCGATGGCGACGATTTGTCCCGACTGGCGACCACCGAGCAGATCGCCGGCCCCGCGCAGCTCCAGGTCGTGGCTGGCAATACGGAAACCGGCACCGAGTTCGGTGAGATCCTGCAACACCCGCAGCCGCTCCCGCGCCTCGCGGGTCAAAGTCCCCTCGCCGGGAATCAGCAAATAGGCATAGGCGCGCCGGTCAGACCGCCCGACCCGGCCTCGCAGTTGGTAAAGCTGGGACAGGCCGAAACAATCGGCGCGATTAATGATGATAGTATTGGCCCGGGAGATATCGATACCGTTTTCGATAATGGTGCTGCAGACCAGAACGTTGCTCTCGCCCTCGATGAAATCGAGCATAACCTTTTCCAAGGCCTTTTCCCCCATCTGGCCGTGGCCGACGGAGACCTTGGCCTCCGGCACCAGGGTTCGCAGGAAACCGGCCATGGCATCGATGGACTGGACCCGGTTGTGAACGAAGAACACCTGGCCGCCGCGGCGCAGCTCACGAAGAATGGCCTGGCGAATAAGGTCGTCCTCAAAGCGGGTCACATAGGTGCGGATCGCCTGGCGATCGACGGGGGGGTGTCGATCACCGACAGGTTGCGCAGACCGAGCAAACTCATATGCAGGGTGCGGGGTATGGGGGTGGCGGTCAAAGTCAGCATGTCGACCTCGGCGCGGAGCTTCTTCAGGCGTTCCTTGTGGGAGACGCCGAAACGCTGCTCCTCGTCGACCACCACCAGCCCCAGGTCCTTGAAGCGCACGTCCCGCTGCAGTAGCCGGTGGGTGCCAATGAGAATATCGACCTGACCTGCGGCGGTACGCTTGAGCACCTCCTTCTGCTCGGCGGCACTGCGAAAGCGGGACACCATTTCCACCGTCACCGGACAGCCCTGCAGACGCTCCTGAAAATTGAGCCAGTGCTGACGAGCCAGGACCGTGGTCGGCACCAGAACCGCAACTTGCTTGTTGTCGAGCACCGCTTTGTAAGCGGCCCGAATGGCCACCTCGGTCTTTCCATAGCCCACATCGCCGCAAATCAACCGGTCTAGGGGCTGGTCCGACTGCATGTCGGCCAGAACTTCGTCAATGGCACCTTGTTGATCGGGGGTCGCCTCGTAGGGAAAAGCCGCCTCGAACTCCCGGAACAGATGATCCGGCGGCGAGTAGCGAAAGGCCTCGCTCATGGTGCGTTTCGCATAGAGTTGCAAAAGCTCGCGGGCCAGCTCTTCTACCGCCGCCCGCGCCCTCAGCTTGGCTTTTTCCCAGGCACCGCCGCCCATGCGGTCAAGGCGCGGCGTGTGACCTTCGCCGCCGACATATTTCTGCACTTTTTCGATGCGATCGACGGGCAGATAGAGCTTGTCCTGGCCAGCGTATTCGAGATGCAGAAAATCCCCCGCCACCGATCCGGTAGCGATATGGAGAAGACCCCGATAGATCCCGATACCGTGGTCGGCATGGACCACGTAGTCCCCTTCCCGCAGCTCGGCCAGGGAAGAGAGCATAGCTTGGGCACGGGCTTCGCTCAAACCGCGGCGATGGCTGCGGCGGCCGAAGATTTCTTCCTCACCGACCACCGCCAAATGTTCGTCGGGCAGGCGGAAGCCGCTGGAGAGGTCGCCAAGGGTCAGGGCCAACTGGCCCGGTTGCAACTGGTGCAGACTCATCCCAGGGCTCAGGGGCAGTTCCAGGCCATGAGGCCGCAGTAGGTCCTGCAGACGCTCGGCCTGTCCCTGCTGATGGCAAACCAGTAATACTCGCCAACCCTCTTCCCGCCAGTCTTGCAGGCGCGCGGTTAATCGGGCCGCCAAAGAACCGGTGTCCACCCCCTCGCGCAAATCGCCGTTGCCCTGGGCGACAAACCGATAGCGGGGCAGTTCCTCGGCCAGTTGAAACAGTTCCAGAGCACACAGATCGGTGCGCGACCGTCCGGCCAGAGCAATACTGACCTGCTCGGGAGCCAGAAACAGCGCTTCGGCCGGCACGAACAGTTCCCCACCGGCAGCAATGCGCCGCTCACCATCGGTTATCTCGGCGGCGTAACGATCGCCTTCTTCCTCCACCGCCGGCGGATCAAGTACCACCCAGTGGCCATCCACAGCATAATCGAAAAAGCTGTCCAGGGTGCCGTAGTTGAAGGGCATGAGAAAGGCATGCCCCGGTGCCAGCAGCCCTTCGCGAATCTCTTCCAACAGGGCTTCCCGCTGGGTGCGGGCGATATGGAGGGCATCGCAGCGTTCCTTAAGGGCACGGCAGAAGGTCTCGAGATGTTCGCCGGCCAGCACCATTTCCCGGGCCGGCAGCAACTGCAATGTTTTCAATTGCTCGCTGGTCGATCGCTGGCTCACCGTATCGAAGGGTCGCATGCGCTCGACTTGATCACCAAAGAATTCGATGCGCACCGCCGTCTTCAGGGTCGGCGGATAAACATCAAGAATATCCCCCCGCACCGAAAAGGTGCCGTGATCTTCCACCAGGGGCACAGAGTGATAACCGAGTTCCACCAGCCGCTGCAACAGAGCGTCCCGGGGCACCTCGCTGCCCACCGTCAATTCCTCACACAGACCGGCCAGAACCTGGCGCGGCATAACCCGCTGCATAAGGCTGCGTACCGTCAATACCACCGCCCTTAGCCGGCCGGCGTGCAGGGCCGCCAGGGTTGCGACACGGGTCGCTTCGATATCGGGATGGGGGGTCAGGGCTTCGTAAGGCCCGACCTCCCAGTGGGGAAAGAGGGCTATCTGATCGGAATGGGGATAATAAAAAGCCAGGTCGGCGGCAAAGCGCTCGGCCTGTTGCTGATCAGCGGCAAGAATAAACAACGATTCGCGGCGACTGGCCAGACGCCGACTGAGCAGATAGGCAGACGCCGAACCGACCAGGCCGCATACTTCACTGTGTCCGACAGGGGCAGCATCGGCAAATGAATGAACAGTGGCGTGAGCAATTTCGCTGGAAGGCGTCGGGTTCATATATAAACTAGCGCGGGGGCGTGCTCAAGCACGCCCCCGCTGAAAAAAGATACAACAACAAGTTGACTAACAGTCTGTCTTCAACAGCCTGTGGAGCCCAGGGCTGGACTTTTCAACCATTTATCAGTCCCGGGGTACCGCCAACATACGGTCTAGAGTCAGTTTGGCCTTGCGGCTGGTCTCGGCTTCAACAGTAATCTGCGGACTCATGGTCTGCAGACATTTGAGAACGTCTTCCAGAGTCGTATATTTCATGGTCTGGCAGAAGAGCAGGGAGTTGGGCATGATGAACTCTTTATCCGGGTTCTCCTTGCGCAACCGGAACAGTACACCGACTTCGGTGCCGATGATAAATTTCTTCACCG
Protein-coding sequences here:
- a CDS encoding DEAD/DEAH box helicase, giving the protein MNPTPSSEIAHATVHSFADAAPVGHSEVCGLVGSASAYLLSRRLASRRESLFILAADQQQAERFAADLAFYYPHSDQIALFPHWEVGPYEALTPHPDIEATRVATLAALHAGRLRAVVLTVRSLMQRVMPRQVLAGLCEELTVGSEVPRDALLQRLVELGYHSVPLVEDHGTFSVRGDILDVYPPTLKTAVRIEFFGDQVERMRPFDTVSQRSTSEQLKTLQLLPAREMVLAGEHLETFCRALKERCDALHIARTQREALLEEIREGLLAPGHAFLMPFNYGTLDSFFDYAVDGHWVVLDPPAVEEEGDRYAAEITDGERRIAAGGELFVPAEALFLAPEQVSIALAGRSRTDLCALELFQLAEELPRYRFVAQGNGDLREGVDTGSLAARLTARLQDWREEGWRVLLVCHQQGQAERLQDLLRPHGLELPLSPGMSLHQLQPGQLALTLGDLSSGFRLPDEHLAVVGEEEIFGRRSHRRGLSEARAQAMLSSLAELREGDYVVHADHGIGIYRGLLHIATGSVAGDFLHLEYAGQDKLYLPVDRIEKVQKYVGGEGHTPRLDRMGGGAWEKAKLRARAAVEELARELLQLYAKRTMSEAFRYSPPDHLFREFEAAFPYEATPDQQGAIDEVLADMQSDQPLDRLICGDVGYGKTEVAIRAAYKAVLDNKQVAVLVPTTVLARQHWLNFQERLQGCPVTVEMVSRFRSAAEQKEVLKRTAAGQVDILIGTHRLLQRDVRFKDLGLVVVDEEQRFGVSHKERLKKLRAEVDMLTLTATPIPRTLHMSLLGLRNLSVIDTPPSIARRSAPM
- a CDS encoding peptidylprolyl isomerase is translated as MKTRCGVTLRLFLLVWLIFALLSACRKQDEPASSVLVRVNERIISFDRFEADFSRHLTARDIVAEETRMELKRSFLAQKINRELILSAADRAGINLTAAQQEAVVAEHRKDYAPDDFEGMLQERKLTEAIWRRQLLENRRIEETISRLAYGDIVISPKAVGDYFRKHRQEFDRPQQVRARQITLAKEAEGQQVLGQIRQGLDFAEAARRFSISPDAEQGGDLGFFGRGQMPDAFDAVVFELPIGRISELVKSEYGYHLFLVEERRSAQHLTLEQVQDEIATRLRAEKEEEAYRNWLQSLRGQATIEVDWTLL
- a CDS encoding TRCF domain-containing protein — its product is MTRFEDDLIRQAILRELRRGGQVFFVHNRVQSIDAMAGFLRTLVPEAKVSVGHGQMGEKALEKVMLDFIEGESNVLVCSTIIENGIDISRANTIIINRADCFGLSQLYQLRGRVGRSDRRAYAYLLIPGEGTLTREARERLRVLQDLTELGAGFRIASHDLELRGAGDLLGGRQSGQIVAIGFEMYSELLEETINELKGQQREERVDPEIRLGLSAFLPEKYLPDPNQRLVFYKKLAAADDEEALYLAADELRDRYGTLPEPATLLLEVMKLRVLMKRLRIEQAEYDGRQLVFAFRADTPVAPEQILALVRPEGSPFTFSPDYRLALRCGRQAGEALLATAKKALQGFL